Within Dromaius novaehollandiae isolate bDroNov1 chromosome 8, bDroNov1.hap1, whole genome shotgun sequence, the genomic segment caacgcagtaattattaagagacattgcataaagggtatgtatgatacaagggtaactggttgttgtggtaaccaaaggaaagctttgtacacgtttggacagtgacgactggagtgtacgaaagcgtaattggtaagaacgttcttttaagggtaataatatgggaacaggacaatctgtgggggtatcctcctgttctcctttaggatgcatcctgaaacattggagtaagtttggtgggaatcctttaacaaggagaaaactaaaggaatactgtactcagtggtggccaatgtataaactggaggatgaggaaaaatggccagaaatgggaacgctaaactataatacaatcttgcaacttatgttgttttgcaggagacagaacaaatgggatgaggtcccatatgtagatttgttcttctctctgagaaatgatcatgaaactagaaaaaaaaatgtaagctgttgatctctgactcaaatgtgttaatgatgggCGGAGGAGTCTCCTGCGGTTCAGCAGAGGGAAACGCCAAGTCCTGCGCCTGGCGAGGCATAACCCCatgctgcgggagctgggagcgtagagcctggaggagagaaggctcaaggggccTCTTGTCTTACGTGGTGGAgggcagaaaagaagacagaacccGACTCTTCTCTGTCTGgtcggtgcccagtgacaggatgagaagcactGGCTCCAAATACGCCTTGGCTCCAACTCCTACCGCCACTGCCCACCTCAACCTGAGCCGCCTAGCCCTGTTGCCCTCCCACCAGCAGATGATGCCAGAAGTTGGggatcctgcctgcctgctctgaaCTCCAGTCCCTTTTGCCCTCTCTCTGCTTGAGCAAGCTGGGTTATGGGACCTCCCCTCTGTGGAGTTGGGGGCTCTGCGGGAGCACCCACACTCTGCCCTCCTCTTGTCATCCAAGGGAAGCCTAAGGCTCCCCTGGCTTTGTCTCCCACAGAATGCTTCTGCTCCCCTCTGTGTCAGCCCAGGCAGCCTCCTGAGAGACAACAAGGCCACAGGCACGTGGACGAGCACCTGGCCAAAGCCTGGCCTTAGCTAGAAAGCTCTCAGGAAGGTCCTGGCAACAGTCAAAGAGAGCAGAAGCCCGCAGCTCCCACCCCAAAACCAGACCCCACAGAACGGCGGAGCAGGAAGCAGGCCATTCTCCGAACACAGGTCAATCAGCACAGCCCCTCGCAGAGCATCCTTTATTTAGCTGCTGACTTCATGGCCCTGCAGCACACCCCTTGCATGAGCCTGTGGGAGATTGTGCGGCTCCGcaagcctccccttgctggcacagcgtggttccctgctgctgggaagacagcggccctctcagggcaggcagtgcagtggggctgtagcatgcaggcagctcctgcacagctagccccggggtgttccccttgactccctctgccagcggctgggcatcagtgccctcagcagcggtcttCAGGGCTGGCTGTAGGGATGTGCGGGCCGGTGCAGGAAcctggagcggcctgccctcctgtctcgcccggacagcactgagctgctgctcccagcatccggggagccctgggaggatgccagcactgcctggctggtgctggggcagcctggtgccgacggcacgctggatgctgtaaggggaggcagaaaggtcagcacaTCCACCACACACCCACTGGACTGGAGAGATCGGAGCTGTGCCCCGCAACCCTCCCGGGTGACTCTGCcacccccaccctgaccaccccctgccagggcctgcctggcacctgcctctagccctggcacccaggtcctcggccccttaccagtgctctggccagcacagccgtcacactcccacaggcccgtggcatcccccACGGAGGAGCATCGGCGGTGTGTCCCGCTGGCAGCgcacgaggagcacagcagcagttgccatgggctggggaagcagagaggctgctgagcagggaggcccCAGCAGGGAGTGATGCCAGGGAGCCCCCCAAGGACAAAGTGGCCAGAGAGCGGCagtgcccacagagcttcctggcctggccccacctggctGCCAAGAGTCCTTGCTCCCCAGGTCCTGGCTGAGACAAATGAACCTCGGCAGAACCCAGGACCCTGGGGTCCttccaccttcttgcaagcccttcagACATCTGGCCAAGCCACTGCTAAGGCCTCTGCCTCCTctgaggaggctgggaaactgctgctgcagaggcttacccctcctcttctgactgctccctgcctccccggtaaaggcactggctggcatcacAGTGGCTGTATGTTTCATATAGGTCTTCCAagttctgctcctcctcctcctcccaagccggtcttctgtgggagaaggaaggaaaggacatgAGACTCCCTCACCCCTTGCATCGGTCAGATCCTGACTGCAGGCCCCTGGTCTTCTGGAGCCCTTTGTTTgcatcacctcagtgaagcaggggactAGGCCAGCAGGACACGTGGGGGCCAGGCCTCTTTGGGAGTCCCACCCAAGCCTTGCTGGGCCCTCTTCAGGACTGACGTTCCCCCTCTGCAAAATGGGACTGATGCcactgacctctgctctcaactgcctgagaTGCTTGCAGGCAGAAACCAAGAGGGAAGAGCCCTAACGGGAGTTCAGTGGGAGCCCTCcttgccccagaagagctttgagggagagaagctgatcccaggagaaaaaaagcccagaaagcagctggacaATCTCACGGAACAACAAATCCCTCCACAGCTCATAACCACCAATGCCCTAATTCTTCCTCAGCAAGCCCCTTTCCTGTGGGAGGAACAGAGTACAGGACATCCCTGTAGGCAGAGCTGTATCAtcctctcctgcaggcagctgctcttgctggaggtACAGCCTGTGTGGAGGGACTGTGGGCTGGGCGGGAACAGCTCCCTGGCCATTCTCATCTCTTCTACGCATggcgagagggaggaagagaaccaACCTGTCAGGTATGCGGATACCCAGGCGCCACATCTCAGGCAGAAACTTCTCACGGTCCTTGCACAAGGGACACGCAAAGTGCTTCAAAGCAGAACGGAGAGCATGTCCCTGCAGGAGAACGACTACCAGTGTGAGCGGGACActgctgctgggcacctctggtgcttcagaggtgggagaggggagggtctcctacctggatgcagcctcggtggaaccaggcgtgcttgcagaagggacacaccatggtgctgtaggaggtcctgtcctccacgggctccatgcagatgatgcacaCGGTGTCCCCGTCTtggtgcgtctccactgtctgctgtgggcgatgctcccagcacaatgACCTGAGCGAAGACAAAGAggggagcctggaggagctgcaggagtccTTCCTTGTCTCTGGATGAGGCTTCCCATGGCTGTAGAGGCCATCACCACTGCAGTGCTCTGTGCACATGTCCCTTTTCACATCCCTTTCCTCCCAGCGTGTTCCCCACCCAAAAGGGCTCCGCatgtcctggctgaggcctgGGCTCCACACTTGCTTgaagggccctggggcacttatGGGGGCTTTGCCTGCAGGGTGGAGGCCTTGGCAAAGACACACGTTTGCCAGCCTTCAGCCCTTAGGAATCCATCCTGGCCCCCCAGGGGGCTGAGACCAATGGATTGCTAGGGCATCGCTGATGGCACACcctcctgctcagctccagcaccacagggaaggggggaaaacggtacatgagccctccatgtcctggatcaggccccaggggacatttgcaggggtcactgcagggcagagcaggcaggttgcCCAAACGCTTGGCCagtgagggcagcggggagcaggaggggatttTAGGCACGGGAGGCTCCAGCCCGAGAAATGGCAGCCCTTACCTgaactccccaaagaactgcgagacgcagccctGTCTGGacccgcaggggaagtggaacttgTGGGCGCATCGCTTCTGCTGGCATGCAACGGTGGCCCCCATCTTTCCACagacacagcaggtctgcaaagagcacagcagcacccCGCTCACCATCAGTGACATTGGTCAGGGACCccgagctctgccctgcccttcgGGGGAGGACACAGGGCTCTCTGGACCTGGCTCAGCTCACATAGGAGCCTTCTGTTAAAGAACCCTCTTTTCCAGCTTGTCCTCAAAACACCCTGCCTATGATCTTCTTggacatcagcatcagcatcaggtaAAGAAACCAAGCAGGTGACCCTGAGCTtgtgatggggagccaggagcggCAGCAGGCAATgacgtgcagccaggctctcCCTCCTTCATTAGCACCGCTAGGGAGCTGGCTGCCTTCTTGCAGAGACAGACATGCAGGAGCACTTGGGACACTAATGCAAGCTGGGCTCGTGACCTCCTGGGACTGGCTAGGGAAGGCCATGAGGGAGACCCGTCACAGCAACACAACCCTCCTCCCCTGCTAGATCCTCACCTTCTGGGCTGCCCGATTCACTGCCTGCCTGATATCCTCAGGGAGGAACCGGCAGAATCCATCCTCATCCGTGCCTCTCTGGTAAAGCCCTTCAGCAAGAtactggaaggcagaaaagtgcaggagctcatcAGGTCAGTGAGA encodes:
- the LOC135329090 gene encoding PHD finger protein 7-like, with product MKPAVKDSAKPIQATKVKKEELSDKRVKKGSAEEPLEGKAQPSCGRTFSELSGPTCTVAAMKRKARQSREDGESKYLAEGLYQRGTDEDGFCRFLPEDIRQAVNRAAQKTCCVCGKMGATVACQQKRCAHKFHFPCGSRQGCVSQFFGEFRSLCWEHRPQQTVETHQDGDTVCIICMEPVEDRTSYSTMVCPFCKHAWFHRGCIQGHALRSALKHFACPLCKDREKFLPEMWRLGIRIPDRRPAWEEEEEQNLEDLYETYSHCDASQCLYRGGREQSEEEG